A genome region from Paracoccus stylophorae includes the following:
- a CDS encoding peptide ABC transporter substrate-binding protein → MTGTATRRRTTAAALTALCAASPAFAERGTDGELRLMLWQAPSTLNVYLSTGTKDMLASSLVLEPLAGFAPDGSIYPRLAAEIPTTENGGLAEDLTSITWTLKEGLTWSDGSPVTAEDVKFTADYCMDPQGGCAQLAKFEGIDKVEVVDPRTVKISFTEPRPNPYEAFVGSLAPVIQKAQFADCTGARTSSCTDQNFGPIGTGPFRVTRFLTNDVSTYEANPEYRDPSLPAFATVTLKGGGDSASAARAVLETGEYDYGWNVQLSPEVLQGMLAAGKGQLEVDFGATVEHVVLNMSDPSPDLSEGERSTIQHPHPILSDERVRRALSMAIDRNLLNEVGYGDTGRATCNMVPAPEVFAADNTDCLTQDIEGARALLDEAGWTDSDGDGVRDKDGRKLSLLFQSSVNSVRQDFQALIKQWWSEIGVETELKTVDASVFFGSDPGSPDTLTKFYADAQMYTTVFDGTDPGSYLAKRTCDKAPGPENQWQGENAGRYCDPEYDALIDELGRTAGIEKRGELARQANLMLTRDSMGMLPLIARGRVSVSSNRLDGVQMNAWDSEFWNIAEWSRAAE, encoded by the coding sequence ATGACCGGCACCGCCACACGCCGCCGCACCACCGCCGCCGCGCTGACCGCCCTGTGCGCCGCCTCTCCGGCTTTTGCCGAACGGGGGACGGATGGCGAATTGCGGCTGATGCTGTGGCAGGCGCCCTCGACGCTGAACGTCTATCTGTCCACCGGCACCAAGGACATGCTGGCCTCGTCGCTGGTTCTGGAACCGCTGGCCGGGTTCGCGCCGGACGGCAGCATCTATCCGCGTCTGGCGGCCGAGATCCCCACCACCGAAAACGGCGGTCTGGCCGAAGACCTGACCTCGATCACCTGGACGCTGAAGGAAGGGCTGACATGGTCCGACGGCAGCCCTGTCACCGCCGAGGACGTGAAATTCACCGCCGATTACTGCATGGACCCGCAAGGCGGCTGTGCGCAGCTTGCCAAATTCGAAGGCATCGACAAGGTCGAGGTGGTGGACCCGCGCACGGTGAAGATCAGCTTTACCGAACCGCGCCCCAACCCCTATGAGGCGTTCGTCGGCAGCCTTGCGCCGGTGATCCAGAAGGCGCAGTTCGCAGACTGCACCGGCGCGCGCACCAGTTCCTGCACCGACCAGAATTTCGGCCCCATCGGCACCGGACCGTTCCGCGTCACCCGGTTTCTGACCAACGATGTCTCGACCTACGAGGCCAATCCCGAATATCGCGACCCGTCTCTGCCCGCCTTTGCGACCGTGACGCTGAAGGGCGGCGGCGATTCCGCCTCGGCGGCGCGGGCGGTGCTGGAAACCGGCGAATACGATTACGGCTGGAACGTGCAGCTTTCCCCCGAGGTGTTGCAGGGCATGCTGGCCGCCGGCAAGGGCCAGCTTGAGGTCGATTTCGGCGCCACCGTCGAACATGTGGTGCTGAACATGTCCGACCCCTCGCCCGATCTGTCCGAGGGCGAGCGGTCGACGATCCAGCATCCGCACCCGATCCTGTCCGACGAACGCGTGCGCCGCGCCCTGTCCATGGCCATCGACCGCAATCTGCTGAACGAGGTGGGATATGGCGACACCGGCCGCGCCACCTGCAACATGGTTCCCGCCCCCGAGGTGTTCGCCGCCGACAACACCGACTGCCTGACCCAGGACATCGAGGGCGCCCGCGCACTGCTGGACGAGGCCGGCTGGACCGACAGCGACGGCGACGGCGTGCGCGACAAGGACGGGCGCAAACTGTCGCTGCTGTTCCAGTCCTCGGTCAACTCGGTCCGGCAGGATTTTCAGGCGCTGATCAAGCAGTGGTGGTCGGAAATCGGGGTCGAGACCGAGTTGAAGACCGTCGATGCCTCGGTCTTTTTCGGCAGCGATCCCGGCTCGCCCGACACGCTGACCAAGTTCTATGCCGACGCGCAGATGTATACGACCGTCTTCGACGGCACCGACCCCGGCAGCTATCTGGCCAAGCGCACCTGCGACAAGGCGCCCGGACCGGAAAACCAGTGGCAGGGCGAGAATGCGGGCCGCTATTGCGACCCCGAATACGACGCGCTGATCGATGAGCTGGGCCGCACCGCCGGGATCGAAAAGCGGGGCGAACTGGCGCGCCAGGCGAACCTGATGCTGACCCGCGATTCGATGGGAATGCTGCCGCTGATCGCGCGCGGCCGCGTCTCGGTCAGTTCGAACCGGCTGGACGGGGTGCAGATGAACGCATGGGACAGCGAGTTCTGGAACATCGCCGAATGGTCCCGCGCGGCAGAATGA
- a CDS encoding ABC transporter permease, which translates to MLNFTIRRLLLAIPTLLFISLVIFLLLEASPGDPLGDVPLTVPPEVKERMREALGLGQAWYIRYVLWLKQFFWVEPLHWFDHFFGTGFSDGRQRIISFQSRSPVFDVIAQRLPQTLIVVGMSYIVGVMIAIPIGILSAYRQYSWFDQVGTFVSMIGFSMPTFFTGVVMIIVFGVKLQWFPSVYDTTLVVRDWDSFLAQARQMVMPVTVLALYNAAQVSRFMRASMLDNLGQDYVRTARAKGLSERKVVLKHVLRNSLIPVVTVIALGLPTVFGGALITEQVFKVNGIGQLLITAIYANDLPMVLTVTFLFAILIVLFTLIADVLYGLLDPRIRYD; encoded by the coding sequence ATGCTGAATTTCACGATCCGCAGATTGCTGCTGGCCATTCCGACGCTGCTGTTCATCTCGCTGGTGATCTTCCTGCTGCTCGAGGCGTCGCCCGGCGATCCGCTGGGCGATGTGCCCCTGACCGTGCCGCCCGAGGTCAAGGAAAGGATGCGCGAGGCGCTGGGGCTGGGTCAGGCGTGGTATATCCGCTATGTCCTGTGGCTGAAGCAGTTCTTCTGGGTCGAGCCGCTGCATTGGTTCGACCATTTCTTCGGCACCGGCTTCAGCGACGGCAGGCAGCGGATCATCAGCTTTCAGTCGCGCAGCCCGGTCTTCGACGTGATCGCGCAGCGCCTGCCCCAGACCCTGATCGTGGTCGGCATGTCCTATATCGTCGGCGTCATGATCGCGATCCCGATCGGCATCCTGTCGGCCTATCGGCAATATTCGTGGTTCGATCAGGTCGGGACCTTCGTGTCGATGATCGGCTTCTCGATGCCGACCTTCTTCACCGGGGTGGTGATGATCATCGTCTTCGGGGTCAAGCTGCAATGGTTTCCGTCGGTCTATGACACGACGCTGGTCGTGCGCGACTGGGACAGCTTTCTGGCGCAGGCGCGGCAGATGGTGATGCCGGTGACGGTGCTGGCGCTGTATAACGCAGCCCAGGTCAGCCGGTTCATGCGCGCCTCGATGCTGGACAATCTGGGACAGGATTACGTCCGCACCGCCCGCGCCAAGGGTCTGAGCGAGCGCAAGGTGGTGCTGAAACACGTGCTGCGCAACAGCCTGATCCCGGTCGTCACCGTGATCGCCCTGGGCCTGCCCACCGTGTTCGGCGGCGCGCTGATCACCGAACAGGTGTTCAAGGTCAACGGCATCGGCCAGTTGCTGATCACCGCGATCTATGCCAACGACCTGCCGATGGTGCTGACGGTGACGTTCCTGTTCGCGATCCTGATCGTCCTGTTCACGCTGATCGCCGACGTGCTTTACGGCCTTCTCGATCCAAGGATCCGCTATGACTGA
- a CDS encoding ABC transporter permease codes for MTEAEKQRRLDTQELVDESASGAPVTSELPPDNPVRAGGETRSQWHDVWRQFRSHKGAMVALVLFVGVLLFVSIGPLLWTLDPTYVDIRARNTGFVPAHPLGTDQLGRDMLARLMAGGRVSIAVGLTAMIIAVTLGSFIGVVAGYFRRLDAPLMRLTELFLALPLLPLLLLMVTLFREPLSQNFGPAMGIFILIVSAIGATSWMQSARIVRGDVLGLKEREFILAAKSIGTPPRRMILRHILPNVMSPIMVAATLGIATAIITESALSFLGLGFPPDFPTWGRLLFDAVDQMVLYPSRVILPGVFISLTVLCVNYIGDGLRDAMDPRIRGR; via the coding sequence ATGACTGAGGCCGAAAAACAGCGCCGGCTGGACACGCAGGAACTGGTCGACGAATCCGCGTCGGGCGCGCCCGTCACCAGCGAATTGCCGCCCGACAACCCGGTGCGGGCGGGGGGCGAGACGCGCAGCCAGTGGCACGATGTCTGGCGCCAGTTCCGCAGCCACAAGGGCGCGATGGTGGCGCTGGTCCTGTTCGTGGGCGTGCTGCTGTTCGTGTCGATCGGCCCGCTTCTGTGGACGCTGGACCCGACCTATGTCGATATCCGGGCGCGCAACACGGGCTTTGTTCCCGCCCATCCGCTTGGCACCGATCAGCTTGGCCGCGACATGCTGGCGCGGCTGATGGCGGGCGGGCGCGTGTCCATCGCGGTCGGGCTGACGGCAATGATCATCGCCGTCACCCTGGGCAGTTTCATCGGCGTCGTGGCCGGCTATTTCCGCCGGCTGGACGCGCCGCTGATGCGCCTGACCGAGCTGTTTCTGGCCCTGCCGCTGCTGCCGCTGCTGCTGCTGATGGTGACGCTGTTCCGCGAACCGCTGTCGCAGAATTTCGGGCCGGCGATGGGGATCTTCATCCTGATCGTGTCGGCCATCGGCGCGACCAGCTGGATGCAGTCGGCGCGGATCGTGCGCGGCGACGTGCTGGGGCTGAAGGAACGCGAATTCATCCTGGCCGCCAAGTCGATCGGCACGCCGCCGCGCCGGATGATCCTGCGCCACATCCTGCCCAACGTGATGTCGCCGATCATGGTGGCGGCGACCCTAGGCATCGCCACCGCGATCATCACCGAAAGCGCGCTCAGCTTTCTGGGGCTGGGCTTTCCGCCCGATTTCCCGACCTGGGGCCGGCTGCTTTTCGACGCGGTGGACCAGATGGTGCTGTATCCAAGCCGCGTCATCCTGCCGGGCGTCTTCATCTCGCTGACGGTCTTGTGCGTGAACTATATCGGTGACGGTCTGCGCGACGCGATGGACCCGCGCATCCGCGGCAGGTAA
- a CDS encoding aldehyde dehydrogenase family protein, producing the protein MSRVSEIMESMEYGPSVEDSSAVRDWLRDRGPFGHFIGGSFTRPGDSFTTRDPATGEALAQIAQGTEQDVAEAVKAARKAQNRWAKLSCSERARYLYAIARHVQKRERFLSVLETLDNGKPIRESRDIDVPLVARHFYHHAGWAELRDDEFPGHAPLGVCGQIIPWNFPLLMLAWKIAPALAAGNTVVLKPAEYTPLTALAFAEICRQVGLPEGVVNIVTGDGATGAALVRAQPDKIAFTGSTQVGRGIAATLAGTGTKLTLELGGKSPFVIMDDADLDAAVEGVVDSIWFNQGQVCCAGSRILVAEAVTSRFESLLRARMDRLRVGAPLDKSTDIGAIVDPVQKDRILSICAAATAAGAELVGGQAGEGCFIAPGYLRNIAPANPGMVQEIFGPIATLSTFRTADEAVELANNTRYGLAGSVWSESAAVATDIAARIKAGVVWINGANMFDAAAPFGGYRESGFGREGGRTGMRDYLAEPPVKPAKDTAPTPPVLMAEGEGKGGGIDRTMKLYLGGAQKRPDGGAMYTVPGGLAPLGNRKDIRNAVEAAAKAGKWAAMGGDGRAQVLYYIAENLAARADDFAARTSRAEADAAIARAFHYAARADKFDGANVQTRPGHLVNVIPEPYGVMAITCPNRQPLAAFMSLVMPAIAMGNSVVAIASQDDPLVLADLYQVFDTSDLPGGVVNIVTGATAELAPVAAAHDGVAAMWHVGGGEGLERVERAAGGNLKPVWSPVNRDWTGPDAQGAAFLHHAVQWKTVWLPYGALPAGTGSAAY; encoded by the coding sequence ATGAGCCGCGTGAGCGAAATCATGGAAAGCATGGAATACGGCCCCTCGGTCGAAGACAGCAGCGCCGTTCGCGACTGGTTGCGCGACCGTGGCCCGTTCGGCCATTTCATCGGCGGCAGCTTTACCCGTCCGGGCGACAGCTTCACCACGCGCGACCCGGCAACCGGCGAGGCGCTGGCCCAGATCGCGCAGGGCACCGAACAGGATGTCGCCGAGGCGGTAAAGGCGGCGCGCAAGGCGCAGAACAGATGGGCAAAGCTGTCCTGCAGCGAACGGGCACGGTATCTCTATGCCATCGCGCGCCATGTCCAGAAACGCGAACGCTTTCTGTCGGTTCTGGAAACGCTGGACAACGGCAAGCCGATCCGCGAAAGCCGCGACATCGACGTGCCGCTGGTCGCGCGCCATTTCTATCATCACGCCGGCTGGGCGGAGCTGCGCGACGACGAATTTCCCGGCCACGCGCCCCTTGGCGTCTGCGGCCAGATCATCCCGTGGAACTTTCCGCTGCTGATGCTGGCCTGGAAGATCGCGCCGGCGCTGGCTGCCGGCAACACGGTGGTGCTGAAACCGGCGGAATACACGCCGCTGACCGCGCTGGCCTTTGCCGAAATCTGCCGTCAGGTCGGATTGCCGGAGGGCGTCGTCAACATCGTCACCGGCGACGGCGCGACCGGGGCTGCGCTGGTCCGGGCGCAGCCGGACAAGATCGCCTTTACCGGCTCGACCCAGGTGGGGCGCGGCATTGCCGCGACGCTGGCCGGAACCGGCACGAAACTGACGCTGGAACTGGGCGGCAAATCGCCCTTCGTGATCATGGACGACGCCGATCTGGACGCCGCGGTCGAAGGGGTGGTGGACTCGATCTGGTTCAATCAGGGTCAGGTCTGCTGCGCCGGATCGCGCATCCTGGTGGCCGAGGCGGTGACGTCGCGGTTCGAATCGCTGCTGCGCGCGCGCATGGACCGGCTGCGCGTGGGTGCGCCGCTGGACAAATCGACCGATATCGGCGCCATTGTCGATCCGGTGCAAAAGGATCGCATCCTGTCGATCTGCGCCGCGGCCACCGCCGCCGGGGCCGAACTGGTCGGAGGGCAGGCGGGCGAGGGGTGTTTCATCGCGCCCGGCTATCTGCGCAACATCGCCCCCGCCAATCCGGGGATGGTGCAGGAAATCTTCGGTCCCATCGCCACGCTGTCCACATTCCGCACCGCCGATGAGGCGGTCGAACTGGCCAACAACACGCGCTATGGTCTGGCCGGGTCGGTCTGGTCGGAAAGCGCGGCGGTCGCCACCGACATCGCCGCGCGGATCAAGGCCGGCGTCGTCTGGATCAACGGCGCGAACATGTTCGATGCCGCCGCCCCCTTCGGCGGCTATCGCGAAAGCGGTTTCGGGCGCGAGGGCGGGCGCACCGGGATGCGGGATTATCTGGCCGAGCCGCCGGTGAAACCGGCGAAGGACACTGCGCCGACGCCACCTGTGCTGATGGCGGAGGGCGAGGGCAAGGGCGGCGGCATCGACCGGACGATGAAGCTGTATCTGGGCGGGGCGCAGAAACGGCCGGACGGGGGCGCGATGTACACGGTGCCGGGCGGGCTGGCGCCGCTGGGCAACCGCAAGGACATCCGCAACGCGGTCGAGGCGGCGGCGAAGGCCGGCAAATGGGCCGCGATGGGCGGGGACGGCCGGGCGCAGGTGCTGTATTACATCGCCGAGAACCTCGCTGCGCGCGCCGACGATTTCGCCGCGCGCACCAGCCGCGCAGAGGCCGATGCGGCCATCGCGCGCGCCTTTCACTATGCCGCGCGCGCGGACAAGTTCGATGGCGCGAATGTGCAGACTAGACCGGGGCATCTGGTCAACGTGATCCCCGAACCTTACGGCGTCATGGCCATCACCTGCCCGAACCGCCAGCCGCTGGCGGCGTTCATGTCGCTGGTGATGCCGGCCATCGCGATGGGCAACAGCGTCGTTGCCATCGCCTCGCAGGACGATCCGCTGGTGCTGGCGGATCTGTATCAGGTGTTCGACACCTCGGACCTGCCCGGCGGCGTCGTCAATATCGTCACCGGCGCCACGGCCGAGCTTGCGCCCGTCGCCGCCGCGCATGATGGCGTGGCCGCGATGTGGCATGTCGGCGGCGGCGAGGGGCTGGAACGGGTCGAGCGTGCGGCGGGGGGCAATCTGAAGCCCGTCTGGTCGCCGGTCAATCGCGACTGGACCGGACCGGATGCGCAGGGGGCGGCGTTCCTGCATCACGCGGTCCAGTGGAAGACGGTCTGGCTGCCCTATGGCGCGCTGCCCGCCGGGACCGGCAGCGCCGCTTACTGA
- the deoC gene encoding deoxyribose-phosphate aldolase, translated as MSGTRNPGTGLDAHLLGDIRINTPAVERRAATLPVRRSLKKEWQAGWLLNAVRCIDLTTLSGDDTPDRVARLCAKARQPVAPDLLDAMGVQGLTTGAVCVYPTMVAAAKRALGNSGIPVASVATGFPAGLMPLDLRLAEIRHAVDQGADEIDIVIARAHVLRAEWSALYDEIRAMRDACGTARMKAILATGDLKSLENVARASHVAMQAGADWIKTSTGKEGVNATLPVSLVMCRAIRDHHARTGHKVGFKPAGGLRTAKDAIAWQILMREELGRDWLAPDLFRIGASSLLGDIERQISHHVTGRYAAGYRQAIA; from the coding sequence ATGTCAGGCACGCGCAATCCCGGCACCGGGCTGGACGCCCATCTTCTGGGCGATATTCGCATCAACACCCCGGCGGTCGAACGCCGCGCCGCGACCCTGCCGGTCCGGCGCAGCCTGAAAAAGGAATGGCAGGCCGGCTGGCTGCTGAACGCGGTCCGCTGCATCGACCTGACCACGCTGTCGGGCGACGACACGCCCGACCGCGTCGCCCGCCTGTGCGCCAAGGCGCGCCAGCCGGTCGCCCCCGATCTGCTGGACGCGATGGGCGTGCAGGGCCTGACCACCGGCGCGGTCTGCGTCTATCCGACGATGGTGGCGGCGGCGAAACGCGCGCTTGGCAATTCGGGCATCCCCGTCGCCAGCGTCGCCACCGGCTTTCCCGCAGGGCTGATGCCGCTGGATCTGCGGCTGGCGGAAATTCGTCATGCCGTGGATCAGGGCGCGGACGAGATCGACATCGTGATCGCGCGCGCCCATGTCCTGCGCGCCGAATGGAGCGCGCTGTATGACGAAATCCGCGCCATGCGCGACGCCTGCGGCACCGCCCGCATGAAGGCGATCCTGGCCACCGGCGATCTGAAATCGCTGGAAAACGTCGCCCGCGCCAGCCATGTGGCGATGCAGGCGGGCGCGGACTGGATCAAGACCTCGACCGGGAAAGAGGGGGTGAACGCCACGCTTCCCGTCTCGCTGGTCATGTGCCGCGCCATCCGCGACCATCACGCGCGCACCGGCCACAAGGTCGGCTTCAAACCCGCAGGCGGGCTGCGCACGGCCAAAGACGCCATCGCCTGGCAGATCCTGATGCGCGAAGAGCTGGGCCGCGACTGGCTGGCGCCCGACCTGTTCCGCATCGGCGCCAGCAGCCTTCTGGGCGATATCGAACGCCAGATCAGCCATCACGTCACCGGCCGCTATGCCGCCGGGTATCGTCAAGCCATCGCCTGA
- a CDS encoding DUF1523 family protein, with translation MYYVKVVLGVLLGVAVFLFLDYALPSKNTVRITNTYNRLTPVTTSNAIFYASEDTGTVENAAGQRDVRFIETVRPNGKVFVYRNEDTGWIWPPYFKYDSANLHAEATNLKSTSGDPTWVSVTAYGWRIPWLTAYPNAISIDTLANPNDRPRNWAAMVICAILLILLGLIWRMWAQFRERTIDPAIKSVDDRWDRTSDRVAADARDARGRVRGWWTRWSGKPRQ, from the coding sequence ATGTATTACGTCAAGGTGGTTCTGGGGGTCCTGCTGGGGGTCGCGGTGTTCCTGTTTCTGGATTACGCGCTGCCGTCGAAGAACACGGTCCGCATCACCAACACCTATAACCGGCTGACCCCCGTCACGACGTCGAACGCGATCTTCTACGCCTCGGAAGATACTGGCACGGTCGAGAATGCCGCCGGTCAGCGCGATGTCCGCTTCATCGAGACGGTGCGCCCCAACGGCAAGGTCTTCGTCTATCGCAACGAGGATACCGGCTGGATCTGGCCGCCCTATTTCAAATACGACAGCGCCAATCTGCATGCCGAGGCGACGAACCTGAAATCGACCTCGGGCGATCCGACCTGGGTCAGCGTGACCGCCTATGGCTGGCGGATTCCGTGGCTGACGGCCTATCCCAACGCCATCTCGATCGACACGCTGGCCAATCCGAACGACCGGCCCCGCAACTGGGCCGCGATGGTGATCTGCGCCATCCTGCTGATCCTGCTTGGGCTGATCTGGCGGATGTGGGCGCAGTTCCGCGAACGCACGATCGACCCCGCGATCAAGTCCGTGGATGACCGGTGGGACCGCACCAGCGACCGTGTGGCCGCGGATGCACGGGACGCACGCGGGCGGGTGCGCGGATGGTGGACGCGGTGGTCGGGCAAGCCGCGTCAATAA
- a CDS encoding DUF6638 family protein, with amino-acid sequence MKRLIAQGLMFGNLIRVDSAAWVGLYNRALDRITGRQTALTEFHIDIGGHSPEIGDEFGDMDYLSPEGGERQFILLTTEQKTAPMLTPDLSVLRDVLRRFIVENESQLFSLTARDAVVGRIDDGVWRLAGPADLPNISRLTLAADTTGNHVAEADRLAAMIDRFRRDPNAWWDDVLIAQMIEQARKSGDVLRHPVRLDHTVFDVPDFWTARFGGVYLIRSAAEPAMIFADPAQRTEVPGFLTLTVQDRHPIAAWLARNALAEPIINARGADAAPILRQKIDFILADAAIRLGLDTGDGGRAALRRAAGRMGDDLPPEIAGLAALQRYAEQGGDWPVIDSGDPAYFHAIRATPGPARDLVNRLLSELAPRDVRQLFITHKPLFYRLYQGWPDAKREYVAQMLAREYAIDKQGTRTALFGPEPGMARPDPATRDGPWGRAAAARSDTGLPRPAGPWGRAAEDGS; translated from the coding sequence ATGAAGCGCCTGATCGCGCAGGGGCTGATGTTCGGCAATCTCATCCGGGTGGATTCGGCCGCCTGGGTGGGGCTGTATAACCGCGCGCTGGACCGCATCACCGGCAGACAGACCGCCCTGACCGAGTTTCACATCGACATCGGCGGCCATTCCCCCGAGATCGGGGACGAGTTCGGCGACATGGACTATCTGTCGCCCGAAGGTGGTGAGCGGCAGTTCATCCTGCTGACGACCGAGCAGAAGACCGCGCCGATGCTGACCCCGGATCTGTCGGTTCTGCGCGACGTGCTGCGCCGTTTCATCGTCGAGAACGAAAGCCAGCTTTTCAGCCTGACCGCGCGCGATGCGGTGGTCGGCCGGATCGACGACGGGGTCTGGCGTCTGGCCGGGCCCGCCGATCTTCCCAATATTTCGCGCCTCACGCTTGCCGCCGACACGACCGGCAACCACGTGGCCGAGGCCGACCGGCTGGCCGCGATGATCGACAGGTTCCGCCGCGACCCCAATGCGTGGTGGGATGACGTGCTGATCGCGCAAATGATCGAACAGGCCCGCAAATCGGGCGATGTCCTGCGCCATCCGGTGCGGCTGGACCATACCGTGTTCGACGTTCCCGATTTCTGGACCGCGCGGTTCGGCGGCGTCTATCTGATCCGGTCGGCGGCCGAACCGGCGATGATCTTTGCCGATCCCGCCCAACGCACCGAGGTCCCGGGGTTTCTGACGCTGACGGTTCAAGACCGCCATCCGATTGCCGCGTGGCTGGCCCGCAACGCGCTGGCCGAGCCGATCATCAACGCGCGCGGCGCGGATGCCGCACCGATCCTGCGCCAGAAGATCGACTTCATCCTGGCCGACGCGGCGATCCGGCTGGGGCTGGACACGGGCGATGGCGGACGGGCCGCGCTGCGCCGCGCCGCCGGGCGCATGGGCGACGACCTGCCGCCCGAGATCGCGGGGCTGGCCGCGTTGCAGCGCTATGCCGAACAGGGCGGCGACTGGCCGGTGATCGACAGCGGCGATCCGGCCTATTTCCACGCCATCCGCGCGACGCCCGGGCCGGCGCGGGATCTGGTGAACCGGCTGCTGTCGGAGCTGGCGCCGCGCGATGTGCGGCAGTTGTTCATCACCCACAAGCCGCTGTTCTATCGGCTGTATCAGGGCTGGCCCGACGCCAAGCGCGAATATGTGGCGCAGATGCTGGCGCGCGAATACGCCATCGACAAGCAGGGCACGCGCACCGCCCTGTTCGGCCCCGAACCGGGAATGGCCCGGCCCGATCCGGCCACCCGCGACGGCCCGTGGGGTCGCGCAGCGGCCGCGCGGTCCGATACCGGCTTGCCGCGTCCGGCAGGTCCGTGGGGCCGCGCGGCGGAGGACGGGTCTTGA